In a single window of the Zonotrichia albicollis isolate bZonAlb1 chromosome 23, bZonAlb1.hap1, whole genome shotgun sequence genome:
- the MAPT gene encoding microtubule-associated protein tau isoform X6, which translates to MMEDHAPGQEKHFSSGYPLQIPVDDGSDEPVSETSDAKSTPTTEDATAPLVEEGDHEEQGGAEQHGEIPEGTTAEEAGVGATPNLEDHAAGDATQAPGEPSCAKLQPGPQERVGEAEKGASQPPEQGLGPQQPPLPREAKAPAAAPTRIEVTIPIPLDMYQGSGGSSAEPELGLAGAGGTGDLKDGPLCARATIKEGSGGRQRDEERDVDETPGQGLPSLVDQRVSPGPEKGSWPAAAQETHEESDEENKSKGVLRDTPGEALVGEAESHKAGEDQEEKRELLGGEGGADTPLPEPSGSAPQKEAEPREGEDSGPVLETAKLAAEAEDGVKDEGAALGEAVPASGARRSPRRKPAGIATDKGSRVPLLKGRVDKEGTEADEKKPKKSSPCPANPCGSTAPIQHAAPLKAAPCSPASASKPPNSPASASKAPNSPASASQRACPATPRPASTGMQESRAKGPEGRGGSKTGAARAGQAQRNSTNATRIPAKTPTAPKTPPSSGRKEQKKPPPAAAKTEKAREPKKVAVVRTPPKSPASAKTRVPPAAAPMPDLKNVKSKIGSTDNLKHQPGGGKVQIINKKLDFSSVQSKCGSKDNIKHIPGGGSVQIINKKLDFSSVQSRCGSKDNIKHIPGGGSVQIVYKPVDLSHVTSKCGSLGNIHHKPGGGQVEVKSEKLDFKDKVQSKIGSLDNISHVPGGGNKKIETHKLTFRENAKAKTDHGAEIVYKSPTISGDASPRRLSNVSSSGSINLVDSPQLATLADEVSASLAKQGL; encoded by the exons ATGATGGAGGATCACGCACCTGGCCAGGAAAAACACTTCTCATCAG GCTATCCCCTTCAGATACCAGTCGATGATGGATCGGATGAGCCTGTTTCTGAAACTTCTGACGCTAAGAGCACCCCAACTACGGAAG ATGCCACAGCACCTTTAGTGGAGGAAGGAGACCACGAGGAGCAGGGTGGTGCGGAACAGCACGGGGAGATCCCAGAAGGAACCACAG ctgaggaggcGGGCGTGGGAGCCACTCCCAACCTGGAGGACCACGCTGCAGGAGATGCCACTCAAG CTCCGGGCGAGCCGAGCTGTGCcaagctccagcctggccctcaGGAGCGTGTGGGAGAGGCAGAGAAAGGTGCCAGCCAGcccccagagcaggggctgggcccTCAGCAGCCGCCCCTGCCCCGTGAAGCcaaggctccagcagcagctcccaccaggATCGAGGtcaccatccccatccccctggACATGTACCAAGGCTCTGGAGGCAGcagtgcagagccagagctgggcctggcaggagcaggaggcacaGGTGACCTCAAGGATGGACCTTTGTGTGCCAGAGCCACCATCAAGGAAGGTTCTGGTGGACGGCAGAGGGATGAGGAGCGGGATGTTGATGAAACTCCTGGGCAGGGTTTGCCTTCCCTCGTGGATCAGCGCGTTTCTCCGGGACCTGAAAAGGGCTCAtggccagcagctgcccaggagaCTCATGAAGAATCTGATGAAGAAAACAAGTCCAAAGGTGTCCTCAGAGACACCCCAGGAGAGGCACTTGTGGGCGAAGCTGAGTCACATAAAGCAGGAGAGGACCAAGAGGAGAAGCGAGAGCTGCTGGGGGGAGAAGGAGGTGCAGACACCCCCCTGCCAGAGCCTTCTGGAAGTGCCCCCCAAAAAGAggctgagcccagggagggagAAGACTCTGGGCCTGTGCTGGAAACGGCCAAACTCGCTGCTGAGGCAGAAGATGGTGTGAAGGATGAAGGTGCTGCCCTGGgagaggctgtgccagcctcGGGGGCCCGCCGGTCACCCCGGAGGAAGCCGGCTGGGATTGCCACGGACAAGGGCAGCCGTGTCCCTCTGCTCAAAG GTCGTGTTGACAAGGAAGGGACCGAAGCTGATGAAAAGAAACCCAAG AAATCCTCACCTTGCCCTGCCAACCCCTGTGGCTCCACTGCCCCCATCCAGCACGCAGCCCCTCTGAAAGCAgcaccctgcagccctgccagtgccTCCAAACCACCCAacagccctgccagtgcctCCAAAGCACCCAacagccctgccagtgcctCCCAACGAGCCTGTCCTGCCACCCCCCGGCCTGCCAGCACAGGAATGCAGGAAAGCAGAGCCAAG GGCCCGGAGGGGCGCGGTGGCTCCAAGACGGGCGCGGCGCGCGCGGGGCAGGCGCAGCGGAACTCCACCAACGCCACCCGCATCCCGGCCAAGACCCCCACGGCCCCcaagacccctcccagctccg GCAGAAAGGAGCAGAAAAAGccacctcctgcagcagcaaagaCTGAGAAAG CCAGGGAGCCCAAGAAGGTGGCAGTGGTCCGCACGCCCCCCAAGTCGCCGGCCTCGGCCAAGACCCGCGTCCCGCCTGCCGCCGCGCCCATGCCCGACCTGAAAAACGTCAAGTCCAAAATCGGCTCCACCGACAACCTGAAGCACCAGCCCGGAGGTGGCAAG GTGCAGATAATTAATAAGAAGCTGGACTTTAGCAGCGTTCAATCCAAGTGTGGCTCAAAGGATAATATCAAACACATCCCGGGCGGAGGCAGT GTGCAGATAATTAATAAGAAGCTGGACTTTAGCAGCGTTCAATCCAGGTGTGGCTCAAAGGATAATATCAAACACATCCCGGGCGGAGGCAGT GTGCAAATCGTTTACAAGCCAGTGGACCTGAGCCATGTGACATCCAAATGTGGTTCCCTGGGCAACATCCACCACAAACCAG GTGGTGGCCAGGTGGAGGTGAAATCTGAGAAACTGGACTTCAAAGATAAGGTGCAGTCGAAAATCGGGTCCCTAGATAACATCAGCCACGTCCCTGGAGGAGGCAATAAAAAG ATTGAGACTCACAAGCTGACCTTCCGCGAGAACGCCAAAGCCAAGACCGACCACGGCGCCGAAATCGTCTACAAGTCCCCGACCATCTCCGGAGACGCCTCCCCGCGCCGCCTTAGCAACGTCTCCTCCAGCGGCAGCATCAACCTGGTGGACTCCCCCCAGCTGGCCACGCTAGCCGACGAGGTGTCCGCCTCGCTGGCCAAGCAGGGCTTGTGA
- the MAPT gene encoding microtubule-associated protein tau isoform X8 has product MMEDHAPGQEKHFSSAEEAGVGATPNLEDHAAGDATQAPGEPSCAKLQPGPQERVGEAEKGASQPPEQGLGPQQPPLPREAKAPAAAPTRIEVTIPIPLDMYQGSGGSSAEPELGLAGAGGTGDLKDGPLCARATIKEGSGGRQRDEERDVDETPGQGLPSLVDQRVSPGPEKGSWPAAAQETHEESDEENKSKGVLRDTPGEALVGEAESHKAGEDQEEKRELLGGEGGADTPLPEPSGSAPQKEAEPREGEDSGPVLETAKLAAEAEDGVKDEGAALGEAVPASGARRSPRRKPAGIATDKGSRVPLLKGRVDKEGTEADEKKPKKSSPCPANPCGSTAPIQHAAPLKAAPCSPASASKPPNSPASASKAPNSPASASQRACPATPRPASTGMQESRAKGPEGRGGSKTGAARAGQAQRNSTNATRIPAKTPTAPKTPPSSGRKEQKKPPPAAAKTEKGEQPKSGDRSGYSSPGSPGTPGSRSRTPSLPTPPAREPKKVAVVRTPPKSPASAKTRVPPAAAPMPDLKNVKSKIGSTDNLKHQPGGGKVQIINKKLDFSSVQSKCGSKDNIKHIPGGGSVQIINKKLDFSSVQSRCGSKDNIKHIPGGGSVQIVYKPVDLSHVTSKCGSLGNIHHKPGGGQVEVKSEKLDFKDKVQSKIGSLDNISHVPGGGNKKIETHKLTFRENAKAKTDHGAEIVYKSPTISGDASPRRLSNVSSSGSINLVDSPQLATLADEVSASLAKQGL; this is encoded by the exons ATGATGGAGGATCACGCACCTGGCCAGGAAAAACACTTCTCATCAG ctgaggaggcGGGCGTGGGAGCCACTCCCAACCTGGAGGACCACGCTGCAGGAGATGCCACTCAAG CTCCGGGCGAGCCGAGCTGTGCcaagctccagcctggccctcaGGAGCGTGTGGGAGAGGCAGAGAAAGGTGCCAGCCAGcccccagagcaggggctgggcccTCAGCAGCCGCCCCTGCCCCGTGAAGCcaaggctccagcagcagctcccaccaggATCGAGGtcaccatccccatccccctggACATGTACCAAGGCTCTGGAGGCAGcagtgcagagccagagctgggcctggcaggagcaggaggcacaGGTGACCTCAAGGATGGACCTTTGTGTGCCAGAGCCACCATCAAGGAAGGTTCTGGTGGACGGCAGAGGGATGAGGAGCGGGATGTTGATGAAACTCCTGGGCAGGGTTTGCCTTCCCTCGTGGATCAGCGCGTTTCTCCGGGACCTGAAAAGGGCTCAtggccagcagctgcccaggagaCTCATGAAGAATCTGATGAAGAAAACAAGTCCAAAGGTGTCCTCAGAGACACCCCAGGAGAGGCACTTGTGGGCGAAGCTGAGTCACATAAAGCAGGAGAGGACCAAGAGGAGAAGCGAGAGCTGCTGGGGGGAGAAGGAGGTGCAGACACCCCCCTGCCAGAGCCTTCTGGAAGTGCCCCCCAAAAAGAggctgagcccagggagggagAAGACTCTGGGCCTGTGCTGGAAACGGCCAAACTCGCTGCTGAGGCAGAAGATGGTGTGAAGGATGAAGGTGCTGCCCTGGgagaggctgtgccagcctcGGGGGCCCGCCGGTCACCCCGGAGGAAGCCGGCTGGGATTGCCACGGACAAGGGCAGCCGTGTCCCTCTGCTCAAAG GTCGTGTTGACAAGGAAGGGACCGAAGCTGATGAAAAGAAACCCAAG AAATCCTCACCTTGCCCTGCCAACCCCTGTGGCTCCACTGCCCCCATCCAGCACGCAGCCCCTCTGAAAGCAgcaccctgcagccctgccagtgccTCCAAACCACCCAacagccctgccagtgcctCCAAAGCACCCAacagccctgccagtgcctCCCAACGAGCCTGTCCTGCCACCCCCCGGCCTGCCAGCACAGGAATGCAGGAAAGCAGAGCCAAG GGCCCGGAGGGGCGCGGTGGCTCCAAGACGGGCGCGGCGCGCGCGGGGCAGGCGCAGCGGAACTCCACCAACGCCACCCGCATCCCGGCCAAGACCCCCACGGCCCCcaagacccctcccagctccg GCAGAAAGGAGCAGAAAAAGccacctcctgcagcagcaaagaCTGAGAAAG GTGAGCAGCCCAAGTCCGGAGACAGAAGCGGTTACAGCAGCCCCGGCTCCCCCGGGACTCCGGGCAGCCGTTCCCGCACCCCCTCTCTGCCCACCCCACCAGCCAGGGAGCCCAAGAAGGTGGCAGTGGTCCGCACGCCCCCCAAGTCGCCGGCCTCGGCCAAGACCCGCGTCCCGCCTGCCGCCGCGCCCATGCCCGACCTGAAAAACGTCAAGTCCAAAATCGGCTCCACCGACAACCTGAAGCACCAGCCCGGAGGTGGCAAG GTGCAGATAATTAATAAGAAGCTGGACTTTAGCAGCGTTCAATCCAAGTGTGGCTCAAAGGATAATATCAAACACATCCCGGGCGGAGGCAGT GTGCAGATAATTAATAAGAAGCTGGACTTTAGCAGCGTTCAATCCAGGTGTGGCTCAAAGGATAATATCAAACACATCCCGGGCGGAGGCAGT GTGCAAATCGTTTACAAGCCAGTGGACCTGAGCCATGTGACATCCAAATGTGGTTCCCTGGGCAACATCCACCACAAACCAG GTGGTGGCCAGGTGGAGGTGAAATCTGAGAAACTGGACTTCAAAGATAAGGTGCAGTCGAAAATCGGGTCCCTAGATAACATCAGCCACGTCCCTGGAGGAGGCAATAAAAAG ATTGAGACTCACAAGCTGACCTTCCGCGAGAACGCCAAAGCCAAGACCGACCACGGCGCCGAAATCGTCTACAAGTCCCCGACCATCTCCGGAGACGCCTCCCCGCGCCGCCTTAGCAACGTCTCCTCCAGCGGCAGCATCAACCTGGTGGACTCCCCCCAGCTGGCCACGCTAGCCGACGAGGTGTCCGCCTCGCTGGCCAAGCAGGGCTTGTGA
- the MAPT gene encoding microtubule-associated protein tau isoform X1 yields the protein MMEDHAPGQEKHFSSGYPLQIPVDDGSDEPVSETSDAKSTPTTEDATAPLVEEGDHEEQGGAEQHGEIPEGTTAEEAGVGATPNLEDHAAGDATQAPGEPSCAKLQPGPQERVGEAEKGASQPPEQGLGPQQPPLPREAKAPAAAPTRIEVTIPIPLDMYQGSGGSSAEPELGLAGAGGTGDLKDGPLCARATIKEGSGGRQRDEERDVDETPGQGLPSLVDQRVSPGPEKGSWPAAAQETHEESDEENKSKGVLRDTPGEALVGEAESHKAGEDQEEKRELLGGEGGADTPLPEPSGSAPQKEAEPREGEDSGPVLETAKLAAEAEDGVKDEGAALGEAVPASGARRSPRRKPAGIATDKGSRVPLLKGRVDKEGTEADEKKPKKSSPCPANPCGSTAPIQHAAPLKAAPCSPASASKPPNSPASASKAPNSPASASQRACPATPRPASTGMQESRAKGPEGRGGSKTGAARAGQAQRNSTNATRIPAKTPTAPKTPPSSGRKEQKKPPPAAAKTEKGEQPKSGDRSGYSSPGSPGTPGSRSRTPSLPTPPAREPKKVAVVRTPPKSPASAKTRVPPAAAPMPDLKNVKSKIGSTDNLKHQPGGGKVQIINKKLDFSSVQSKCGSKDNIKHIPGGGSVQIINKKLDFSSVQSRCGSKDNIKHIPGGGSVQIVYKPVDLSHVTSKCGSLGNIHHKPGGGQVEVKSEKLDFKDKVQSKIGSLDNISHVPGGGNKKIETHKLTFRENAKAKTDHGAEIVYKSPTISGDASPRRLSNVSSSGSINLVDSPQLATLADEVSASLAKQGL from the exons ATGATGGAGGATCACGCACCTGGCCAGGAAAAACACTTCTCATCAG GCTATCCCCTTCAGATACCAGTCGATGATGGATCGGATGAGCCTGTTTCTGAAACTTCTGACGCTAAGAGCACCCCAACTACGGAAG ATGCCACAGCACCTTTAGTGGAGGAAGGAGACCACGAGGAGCAGGGTGGTGCGGAACAGCACGGGGAGATCCCAGAAGGAACCACAG ctgaggaggcGGGCGTGGGAGCCACTCCCAACCTGGAGGACCACGCTGCAGGAGATGCCACTCAAG CTCCGGGCGAGCCGAGCTGTGCcaagctccagcctggccctcaGGAGCGTGTGGGAGAGGCAGAGAAAGGTGCCAGCCAGcccccagagcaggggctgggcccTCAGCAGCCGCCCCTGCCCCGTGAAGCcaaggctccagcagcagctcccaccaggATCGAGGtcaccatccccatccccctggACATGTACCAAGGCTCTGGAGGCAGcagtgcagagccagagctgggcctggcaggagcaggaggcacaGGTGACCTCAAGGATGGACCTTTGTGTGCCAGAGCCACCATCAAGGAAGGTTCTGGTGGACGGCAGAGGGATGAGGAGCGGGATGTTGATGAAACTCCTGGGCAGGGTTTGCCTTCCCTCGTGGATCAGCGCGTTTCTCCGGGACCTGAAAAGGGCTCAtggccagcagctgcccaggagaCTCATGAAGAATCTGATGAAGAAAACAAGTCCAAAGGTGTCCTCAGAGACACCCCAGGAGAGGCACTTGTGGGCGAAGCTGAGTCACATAAAGCAGGAGAGGACCAAGAGGAGAAGCGAGAGCTGCTGGGGGGAGAAGGAGGTGCAGACACCCCCCTGCCAGAGCCTTCTGGAAGTGCCCCCCAAAAAGAggctgagcccagggagggagAAGACTCTGGGCCTGTGCTGGAAACGGCCAAACTCGCTGCTGAGGCAGAAGATGGTGTGAAGGATGAAGGTGCTGCCCTGGgagaggctgtgccagcctcGGGGGCCCGCCGGTCACCCCGGAGGAAGCCGGCTGGGATTGCCACGGACAAGGGCAGCCGTGTCCCTCTGCTCAAAG GTCGTGTTGACAAGGAAGGGACCGAAGCTGATGAAAAGAAACCCAAG AAATCCTCACCTTGCCCTGCCAACCCCTGTGGCTCCACTGCCCCCATCCAGCACGCAGCCCCTCTGAAAGCAgcaccctgcagccctgccagtgccTCCAAACCACCCAacagccctgccagtgcctCCAAAGCACCCAacagccctgccagtgcctCCCAACGAGCCTGTCCTGCCACCCCCCGGCCTGCCAGCACAGGAATGCAGGAAAGCAGAGCCAAG GGCCCGGAGGGGCGCGGTGGCTCCAAGACGGGCGCGGCGCGCGCGGGGCAGGCGCAGCGGAACTCCACCAACGCCACCCGCATCCCGGCCAAGACCCCCACGGCCCCcaagacccctcccagctccg GCAGAAAGGAGCAGAAAAAGccacctcctgcagcagcaaagaCTGAGAAAG GTGAGCAGCCCAAGTCCGGAGACAGAAGCGGTTACAGCAGCCCCGGCTCCCCCGGGACTCCGGGCAGCCGTTCCCGCACCCCCTCTCTGCCCACCCCACCAGCCAGGGAGCCCAAGAAGGTGGCAGTGGTCCGCACGCCCCCCAAGTCGCCGGCCTCGGCCAAGACCCGCGTCCCGCCTGCCGCCGCGCCCATGCCCGACCTGAAAAACGTCAAGTCCAAAATCGGCTCCACCGACAACCTGAAGCACCAGCCCGGAGGTGGCAAG GTGCAGATAATTAATAAGAAGCTGGACTTTAGCAGCGTTCAATCCAAGTGTGGCTCAAAGGATAATATCAAACACATCCCGGGCGGAGGCAGT GTGCAGATAATTAATAAGAAGCTGGACTTTAGCAGCGTTCAATCCAGGTGTGGCTCAAAGGATAATATCAAACACATCCCGGGCGGAGGCAGT GTGCAAATCGTTTACAAGCCAGTGGACCTGAGCCATGTGACATCCAAATGTGGTTCCCTGGGCAACATCCACCACAAACCAG GTGGTGGCCAGGTGGAGGTGAAATCTGAGAAACTGGACTTCAAAGATAAGGTGCAGTCGAAAATCGGGTCCCTAGATAACATCAGCCACGTCCCTGGAGGAGGCAATAAAAAG ATTGAGACTCACAAGCTGACCTTCCGCGAGAACGCCAAAGCCAAGACCGACCACGGCGCCGAAATCGTCTACAAGTCCCCGACCATCTCCGGAGACGCCTCCCCGCGCCGCCTTAGCAACGTCTCCTCCAGCGGCAGCATCAACCTGGTGGACTCCCCCCAGCTGGCCACGCTAGCCGACGAGGTGTCCGCCTCGCTGGCCAAGCAGGGCTTGTGA
- the MAPT gene encoding microtubule-associated protein tau isoform X5 — translation MMEDHAPGQEKHFSSGYPLQIPVDDGSDEPVSETSDAKSTPTTEDATAPLVEEGDHEEQGGAEQHGEIPEGTTAEEAGVGATPNLEDHAAGDATQAPGEPSCAKLQPGPQERVGEAEKGASQPPEQGLGPQQPPLPREAKAPAAAPTRIEVTIPIPLDMYQGSGGSSAEPELGLAGAGGTGDLKDGPLCARATIKEGSGGRQRDEERDVDETPGQGLPSLVDQRVSPGPEKGSWPAAAQETHEESDEENKSKGVLRDTPGEALVGEAESHKAGEDQEEKRELLGGEGGADTPLPEPSGSAPQKEAEPREGEDSGPVLETAKLAAEAEDGVKDEGAALGEAVPASGARRSPRRKPAGIATDKGSRVPLLKGRVDKEGTEADEKKPKKSSPCPANPCGSTAPIQHAAPLKAAPCSPASASKPPNSPASASKAPNSPASASQRACPATPRPASTGMQESRAKGPEGRGGSKTGAARAGQAQRNSTNATRIPAKTPTAPKTPPSSGRKEQKKPPPAAAKTEKGEQPKSGDRSGYSSPGSPGTPGSRSRTPSLPTPPAREPKKVAVVRTPPKSPASAKTRVPPAAAPMPDLKNVKSKIGSTDNLKHQPGGGKVQIINKKLDFSSVQSKCGSKDNIKHIPGGGSVQIVYKPVDLSHVTSKCGSLGNIHHKPGGGQVEVKSEKLDFKDKVQSKIGSLDNISHVPGGGNKKIETHKLTFRENAKAKTDHGAEIVYKSPTISGDASPRRLSNVSSSGSINLVDSPQLATLADEVSASLAKQGL, via the exons ATGATGGAGGATCACGCACCTGGCCAGGAAAAACACTTCTCATCAG GCTATCCCCTTCAGATACCAGTCGATGATGGATCGGATGAGCCTGTTTCTGAAACTTCTGACGCTAAGAGCACCCCAACTACGGAAG ATGCCACAGCACCTTTAGTGGAGGAAGGAGACCACGAGGAGCAGGGTGGTGCGGAACAGCACGGGGAGATCCCAGAAGGAACCACAG ctgaggaggcGGGCGTGGGAGCCACTCCCAACCTGGAGGACCACGCTGCAGGAGATGCCACTCAAG CTCCGGGCGAGCCGAGCTGTGCcaagctccagcctggccctcaGGAGCGTGTGGGAGAGGCAGAGAAAGGTGCCAGCCAGcccccagagcaggggctgggcccTCAGCAGCCGCCCCTGCCCCGTGAAGCcaaggctccagcagcagctcccaccaggATCGAGGtcaccatccccatccccctggACATGTACCAAGGCTCTGGAGGCAGcagtgcagagccagagctgggcctggcaggagcaggaggcacaGGTGACCTCAAGGATGGACCTTTGTGTGCCAGAGCCACCATCAAGGAAGGTTCTGGTGGACGGCAGAGGGATGAGGAGCGGGATGTTGATGAAACTCCTGGGCAGGGTTTGCCTTCCCTCGTGGATCAGCGCGTTTCTCCGGGACCTGAAAAGGGCTCAtggccagcagctgcccaggagaCTCATGAAGAATCTGATGAAGAAAACAAGTCCAAAGGTGTCCTCAGAGACACCCCAGGAGAGGCACTTGTGGGCGAAGCTGAGTCACATAAAGCAGGAGAGGACCAAGAGGAGAAGCGAGAGCTGCTGGGGGGAGAAGGAGGTGCAGACACCCCCCTGCCAGAGCCTTCTGGAAGTGCCCCCCAAAAAGAggctgagcccagggagggagAAGACTCTGGGCCTGTGCTGGAAACGGCCAAACTCGCTGCTGAGGCAGAAGATGGTGTGAAGGATGAAGGTGCTGCCCTGGgagaggctgtgccagcctcGGGGGCCCGCCGGTCACCCCGGAGGAAGCCGGCTGGGATTGCCACGGACAAGGGCAGCCGTGTCCCTCTGCTCAAAG GTCGTGTTGACAAGGAAGGGACCGAAGCTGATGAAAAGAAACCCAAG AAATCCTCACCTTGCCCTGCCAACCCCTGTGGCTCCACTGCCCCCATCCAGCACGCAGCCCCTCTGAAAGCAgcaccctgcagccctgccagtgccTCCAAACCACCCAacagccctgccagtgcctCCAAAGCACCCAacagccctgccagtgcctCCCAACGAGCCTGTCCTGCCACCCCCCGGCCTGCCAGCACAGGAATGCAGGAAAGCAGAGCCAAG GGCCCGGAGGGGCGCGGTGGCTCCAAGACGGGCGCGGCGCGCGCGGGGCAGGCGCAGCGGAACTCCACCAACGCCACCCGCATCCCGGCCAAGACCCCCACGGCCCCcaagacccctcccagctccg GCAGAAAGGAGCAGAAAAAGccacctcctgcagcagcaaagaCTGAGAAAG GTGAGCAGCCCAAGTCCGGAGACAGAAGCGGTTACAGCAGCCCCGGCTCCCCCGGGACTCCGGGCAGCCGTTCCCGCACCCCCTCTCTGCCCACCCCACCAGCCAGGGAGCCCAAGAAGGTGGCAGTGGTCCGCACGCCCCCCAAGTCGCCGGCCTCGGCCAAGACCCGCGTCCCGCCTGCCGCCGCGCCCATGCCCGACCTGAAAAACGTCAAGTCCAAAATCGGCTCCACCGACAACCTGAAGCACCAGCCCGGAGGTGGCAAG GTGCAGATAATTAATAAGAAGCTGGACTTTAGCAGCGTTCAATCCAAGTGTGGCTCAAAGGATAATATCAAACACATCCCGGGCGGAGGCAGT GTGCAAATCGTTTACAAGCCAGTGGACCTGAGCCATGTGACATCCAAATGTGGTTCCCTGGGCAACATCCACCACAAACCAG GTGGTGGCCAGGTGGAGGTGAAATCTGAGAAACTGGACTTCAAAGATAAGGTGCAGTCGAAAATCGGGTCCCTAGATAACATCAGCCACGTCCCTGGAGGAGGCAATAAAAAG ATTGAGACTCACAAGCTGACCTTCCGCGAGAACGCCAAAGCCAAGACCGACCACGGCGCCGAAATCGTCTACAAGTCCCCGACCATCTCCGGAGACGCCTCCCCGCGCCGCCTTAGCAACGTCTCCTCCAGCGGCAGCATCAACCTGGTGGACTCCCCCCAGCTGGCCACGCTAGCCGACGAGGTGTCCGCCTCGCTGGCCAAGCAGGGCTTGTGA